In Nocardioides sp. JQ2195, a genomic segment contains:
- a CDS encoding VOC family protein, which yields MGDVRQVQITFDCADPEALSRFWAATLGYTNPGPPGQETSDGQDVFGAWHSFLASVGVPEDQWNSASAAQDPDGVGPRLFFQRVPEGKSAKNRVHLDVRAAPGLEGDQRMAALEAECERLVALGATRGERFEPAPPMSAGFIVMADPEGNEFCLD from the coding sequence ATGGGCGACGTTCGCCAGGTGCAGATCACCTTCGACTGCGCCGACCCGGAGGCGCTGAGCCGCTTCTGGGCGGCCACGCTGGGCTACACCAACCCCGGACCACCGGGACAGGAGACGAGCGACGGCCAGGACGTCTTCGGTGCCTGGCACTCCTTCCTGGCGTCCGTCGGCGTCCCCGAGGACCAGTGGAACTCCGCCTCCGCGGCCCAGGACCCCGACGGTGTCGGCCCGCGGCTGTTCTTCCAACGCGTGCCCGAGGGCAAGTCCGCGAAGAACCGCGTGCACCTCGACGTACGCGCCGCTCCGGGGCTCGAGGGCGACCAGCGGATGGCGGCCCTCGAGGCCGAGTGCGAGCGCCTGGTCGCGCTCGGCGCCACGCGTGGCGAGCGGTTCGAGCCCGCTCCCCCGATGAGCGCCGGCTTCATCGTGATGGCCGATCCCGAGGGCAACGAGTTCTGCCTCGACTGA
- a CDS encoding DUF664 domain-containing protein, with amino-acid sequence MPAQAPPVVDERDGLRAYVIQQQDAYRAVIHGLTDEEAGLTPTRSSLSVGALVKHATHNQLVWGATVLAAPALAVDDRPLEEQHAERERMITWLEDDTVDAVLSAFDEASARVLDAIATIDLDTPVPVPPAPWNPPDVESWSVRWVWLHLIEELARHSGHADIIRESIDGATMFELIAGREGWPETPWIKPWRRAEAQEA; translated from the coding sequence ATGCCCGCCCAGGCTCCCCCGGTCGTCGACGAACGTGACGGCCTCCGCGCCTATGTCATCCAGCAGCAGGACGCCTACCGCGCCGTGATCCACGGGTTGACGGACGAGGAGGCTGGCCTGACGCCGACCCGCAGCTCGCTCAGCGTCGGAGCCCTCGTCAAGCACGCCACGCACAACCAGCTGGTGTGGGGTGCCACCGTGCTGGCTGCGCCAGCACTGGCCGTCGACGACCGACCGCTGGAGGAGCAGCACGCCGAGCGCGAGCGGATGATCACCTGGCTCGAGGACGACACCGTGGACGCCGTGCTCAGCGCCTTCGACGAGGCCAGTGCCCGGGTCCTCGACGCGATCGCCACCATCGACCTGGACACCCCGGTGCCGGTGCCGCCCGCACCGTGGAACCCGCCGGACGTCGAGTCGTGGTCGGTTCGTTGGGTGTGGTTGCACCTGATCGAGGAGCTGGCCCGCCACTCCGGTCACGCCGACATCATTCGTGAGTCCATCGACGGCGCCACCATGTTCGAGCTGATCGCCGGCCGCGAGGGCTGGCCCGAGACGCCGTGGATCAAGCCGTGGCGCCGCGCCGAGGCACAGGAGGCGTGA